Proteins encoded together in one Lathyrus oleraceus cultivar Zhongwan6 chromosome 5, CAAS_Psat_ZW6_1.0, whole genome shotgun sequence window:
- the LOC127087437 gene encoding uncharacterized protein LOC127087437: MENNLPVISKRVWSLVRLAFIMTRKGISKGKLMINLNIILKRHTKLAGKAIANLISHHPHHGGSTSNCHSHDSHSQFTSSREYEFSCSNSHSHFFSIGKRHHSHKHNAQAPPTHDDEVTTMNAMKAVLEMLNNDQAIVEASPALPGFGRSPMMRQLRVTDSPFPLRDDNEVDKAAEDFINRFYCQLRMQD; encoded by the coding sequence ATGGAAAACAATCTACCAGTCATATCAAAGAGAGTGTGGAGTCTTGTACGTCTTGCCTTCATCATGACGAGAAAAGGAATATCAAAGGGCAAATTAATGATCAACTTAAACATAATACTCAAACGTCACACCAAGCTTGCCGGAAAAGCCATTGCCAATTTAATATCCCACCATCCCCACCACGGCGGCTCCACCTCAAACTGCCACTCCCATGACTCACACAGCCAATTCACTTCTTCAAGGGAGTACGAATTCAGCTGTAGTAACAGTCACAGCCACTTCTTCTCAATAGGGAAGCGTCATCACAGCCACAAGCACAATGCTCAAGCACCACCTACACATGACGATGAGGTGACGACTATGAATGCAATGAAGGCAGTATTGGAGATGCTTAACAACGATCAAGCGATTGTAGAAGCGTCTCCAGCACTGCCTGGATTCGGACGTAGTCCAATGATGAGGCAATTGAGAGTGACAGACTCACCTTTCCCTTTAAGAGATGATAATGAAGTTGATAAGGCTGCAGAAGATTTCATAAACAGGTTTTACTGTCAACTGAGGATGCAAGATTGA